A single region of the Pueribacillus theae genome encodes:
- the trmFO gene encoding FADH(2)-oxidizing methylenetetrahydrofolate--tRNA-(uracil(54)-C(5))-methyltransferase TrmFO yields MTIAEVNVIGAGLAGSEAAWQLAKRGIKVNLYEMRPQKQTPAHHTDQFAELVCSNSLRANSLTNAVGVLKEEMRKLDSVIVSSADKCSVPAGGALAVDRHEFAALVTEKVKNHENVTVSHEEVTSIPDSPTIIATGPLTSQTLSQQLKRLTGEEYLYFYDAAAPIIEADSIDFKKVYLKSRYDKGEAAYVNCPMTEEEFNHFYDVLVSSETVPLREFEKEIFFESCMPIEVLAKRGKKTLLFGPMKPVGLEDPKTNKRPFAVVQLRQDNSSATLYNIVGFQTHLKWGPQKEVIQMIPGLENAEIVRYGVMHRNTFINSPKLLKSTYQYIQREDLFFAGQMTGVEGYVESAASGLIAGINAAKLAKGEKPLVFPEETALGSLAHYITSANPNNFQPMNINFGLFTPLGQVKNKQERNKKIAERALKTIQNFVSKL; encoded by the coding sequence ATGACAATAGCTGAAGTAAATGTTATCGGCGCTGGTCTTGCTGGAAGCGAAGCTGCTTGGCAGCTCGCAAAGCGCGGCATAAAAGTGAACTTATACGAGATGCGTCCACAAAAACAAACGCCCGCACATCATACGGATCAATTTGCTGAACTTGTCTGCAGCAATTCATTGCGGGCGAATAGTTTAACGAATGCTGTCGGTGTCCTTAAGGAAGAAATGCGTAAGCTCGATTCAGTTATCGTTTCTTCCGCTGACAAGTGCTCGGTTCCGGCAGGAGGGGCACTTGCAGTTGATCGCCACGAGTTCGCTGCTTTGGTAACGGAAAAAGTGAAAAATCATGAAAACGTCACGGTTTCTCATGAAGAAGTTACGAGTATTCCTGATAGCCCAACAATCATAGCTACCGGGCCGTTGACATCTCAAACGCTGTCGCAGCAACTTAAACGTTTAACCGGAGAGGAATACTTGTACTTCTATGATGCAGCAGCACCGATTATCGAAGCGGACAGCATTGACTTTAAAAAGGTATATTTAAAATCGCGCTATGATAAAGGTGAGGCCGCTTATGTGAATTGCCCGATGACAGAAGAAGAATTTAACCATTTTTATGATGTCCTTGTTTCAAGTGAAACGGTTCCTTTGCGTGAGTTTGAGAAAGAAATATTTTTTGAAAGCTGTATGCCAATCGAAGTCCTTGCGAAGAGAGGTAAAAAAACACTCCTATTTGGCCCGATGAAACCTGTCGGCCTTGAAGATCCGAAAACGAATAAGCGGCCTTTCGCTGTCGTTCAGTTAAGGCAGGACAATAGTTCGGCAACGCTTTATAATATTGTCGGGTTTCAGACACATTTGAAATGGGGCCCGCAAAAAGAAGTGATTCAGATGATTCCAGGATTGGAAAACGCTGAAATTGTCCGTTATGGCGTCATGCATCGGAATACTTTTATTAATTCGCCAAAATTGTTAAAATCGACTTATCAATACATTCAGCGCGAAGACTTGTTTTTTGCCGGGCAAATGACGGGGGTAGAAGGTTATGTGGAGTCAGCGGCATCTGGCTTGATCGCAGGCATCAATGCTGCAAAATTAGCAAAAGGTGAAAAACCGCTCGTTTTTCCTGAAGAAACAGCGCTTGGAAGTTTGGCCCATTATATTACGTCGGCAAATCCGAACAATTTCCAACCGATGAATATTAACTTTGGATTATTTACCCCATTAGGTCAAGTGAAAAATAAGCAGGAAAGAAATAAAAAAATCGCTGAACGAGCATTGAAAACAATTCAGAATTTTGTGTCTAAATTGTGA
- the xerC gene encoding tyrosine recombinase XerC, producing the protein MQTGSLQSFLSYLELEKNYSMYTIANYKRDLAKFTLFLEKEGIEDFSSVNYADVRLFLTELHDRGLARNTVARMISSLRSFYRFLLREEIVSHNPFQAASLPKKEHRLPNFLYEEEVAALFGVLDITTPLGQRNQAILELLYATGIRVSECCSLNQTDIDFSLGMLLVYGKGRKERYVPIGSYAMDALERYIQDGRKKLAGKSSEETDALFLNYRGTRLSDRSVRTILNKIVEQASLHKNISPHAIRHTFATHMLNQGADLRSVQELLGHAQLSTTQIYTHVTKESLRNTYLNHHPRA; encoded by the coding sequence ATGCAAACAGGTAGCTTGCAGTCGTTTTTGTCGTATCTTGAATTAGAAAAAAATTATTCAATGTATACAATTGCGAATTACAAACGAGATCTTGCTAAATTCACTCTTTTTTTAGAAAAAGAAGGAATTGAAGACTTTTCGTCTGTAAATTACGCTGATGTACGATTGTTTTTAACGGAATTGCACGATAGAGGTCTTGCACGAAATACGGTTGCAAGAATGATTTCTTCATTACGAAGTTTTTATCGTTTTTTACTAAGGGAAGAAATTGTAAGCCACAATCCATTTCAAGCGGCTTCCTTACCGAAAAAAGAGCACCGGCTACCGAATTTTTTATACGAAGAAGAGGTAGCCGCTTTGTTTGGCGTTTTAGATATCACAACACCTCTTGGTCAACGGAATCAAGCGATATTGGAACTGCTTTATGCAACTGGGATAAGGGTTAGTGAATGCTGTTCATTAAATCAAACAGACATTGATTTTTCGCTGGGTATGTTGCTTGTGTACGGAAAAGGCCGTAAGGAACGATATGTCCCAATTGGCTCGTATGCAATGGATGCATTGGAAAGATACATTCAAGATGGCAGAAAAAAGCTAGCCGGTAAAAGTTCAGAAGAAACAGATGCTTTGTTTCTTAACTATAGAGGAACGAGGCTTTCGGACAGAAGTGTGCGGACAATCTTGAACAAAATTGTCGAGCAGGCGAGCTTGCATAAAAATATTAGCCCTCATGCAATTCGGCATACGTTCGCAACACATATGCTTAATCAAGGCGCCGATCTCCGTTCTGTACAGGAATTATTGGGCCATGCCCAATTATCCACTACACAGATTTATACACATGTAACGAAAGAAAGTTTAAGAAACACGTATTTGAATCATCATCCCCGCGCATAA
- the hslV gene encoding ATP-dependent protease subunit HslV, which produces MLNESFHATTIFAIQHNGSSAMSGDGQVTFGNAVVMKHTAKKVRRLHNGKVIAGFAGSVADAFTLFEKFEGKLEEYNGNLLRSAVELAKEWRSDKVLRKLEAMLIVMNESNMLLISGTGEVIEPDDGILAIGSGGNYALAAGKALKEHASGLSAKEIAEAALKIAGEICVYTNDQIIIEEL; this is translated from the coding sequence ATGTTGAACGAGTCTTTTCATGCAACGACAATTTTTGCTATACAGCATAATGGTTCGTCGGCAATGTCAGGCGATGGCCAGGTTACATTTGGAAATGCTGTCGTCATGAAACATACGGCAAAAAAAGTACGCAGGCTTCATAACGGAAAAGTAATCGCCGGATTTGCGGGCTCTGTTGCCGACGCATTCACACTCTTTGAAAAATTTGAAGGCAAGCTGGAAGAATATAACGGGAATTTACTGCGTTCAGCAGTCGAACTAGCGAAGGAATGGCGTAGTGATAAGGTACTTAGAAAACTAGAAGCCATGCTGATTGTAATGAATGAATCGAATATGCTGCTTATTTCTGGCACAGGGGAAGTGATTGAGCCCGACGACGGTATCCTTGCGATTGGTTCTGGAGGCAATTATGCGCTTGCTGCAGGAAAAGCGTTAAAAGAACATGCCAGCGGGCTCTCCGCGAAAGAAATTGCCGAAGCCGCACTTAAAATCGCCGGCGAAATTTGTGTCTATACAAATGATCAAATCATTATTGAGGAACTTTAA
- the hslU gene encoding HslU--HslV peptidase ATPase subunit encodes MNAHLTPREIVDKLDQYIVGQKQAKKAVAVALRNRYRRNLLDDQLKDEIVPKNILMIGPTGVGKTEIARRLAKLVNAPFVKVEATKFTEVGYVGRDVESMVRDLVEISVRLIKEEKMNQVKDKARENADKRIVDLLVPSKRKQSSQYKNPLEMFFGGNGSNQEDVQDSSEEQSIHQRKRQIAHQLALGELEDRIITVEVTEQANQMVDLFQGAGMEQMGVNMQDLFSQIIPKKTKKRKLPVSEARKLLIQDEAAKLIDMDEVSQEAVSRAENSGIIFIDEIDKIAGKSQQSADVSREGVQRDILPIVEGSTVMTKYGPIKTDHILFISAGAFHIAKPSDLIPELQGRFPIRVELEKLSVENFVQILTEPDNALIKQYSALLATEGIEIEFSDEAIQRIASLAFEVNQETDNIGARRLHTILERLLEDLSFEAPDINLEKIVITPEYVEEKLSSIVKNKDLSQFIL; translated from the coding sequence ATGAATGCCCACTTAACACCTAGAGAGATTGTTGATAAGCTTGATCAGTATATCGTTGGACAAAAACAAGCGAAAAAAGCGGTGGCTGTTGCGTTAAGGAATCGTTACAGGCGAAATTTGCTTGATGATCAGTTGAAGGATGAAATTGTGCCTAAAAATATTTTAATGATCGGTCCGACTGGTGTCGGAAAAACGGAAATTGCCCGAAGGCTTGCCAAGCTTGTTAATGCACCATTCGTAAAGGTGGAAGCGACGAAATTCACCGAGGTAGGCTACGTTGGAAGAGACGTTGAGTCTATGGTAAGAGACTTAGTTGAAATTTCCGTCCGGTTAATTAAAGAAGAAAAAATGAATCAAGTGAAGGACAAAGCGAGAGAAAATGCCGATAAAAGAATTGTTGACCTGCTTGTGCCCTCGAAAAGGAAGCAATCATCACAATACAAAAATCCACTAGAAATGTTCTTTGGCGGAAATGGTTCGAACCAAGAAGATGTGCAAGACAGCTCAGAAGAGCAAAGCATCCATCAGCGCAAAAGACAAATTGCCCACCAGTTGGCACTTGGGGAACTGGAAGATCGAATCATTACAGTAGAAGTTACTGAACAGGCCAATCAAATGGTGGATTTATTCCAGGGAGCCGGAATGGAGCAAATGGGAGTCAATATGCAAGACCTCTTTAGCCAAATTATCCCTAAAAAAACAAAAAAGAGAAAACTTCCGGTTTCAGAAGCAAGGAAACTTTTGATTCAGGATGAAGCTGCAAAGCTTATCGACATGGATGAAGTTTCCCAAGAAGCTGTTTCAAGGGCGGAAAACTCAGGGATTATCTTTATCGATGAAATTGACAAAATTGCAGGAAAAAGCCAACAGTCTGCTGACGTTTCAAGAGAAGGGGTTCAGCGTGATATATTGCCAATTGTCGAAGGTTCAACAGTGATGACAAAATATGGCCCGATAAAGACTGATCATATTTTATTTATTTCCGCAGGTGCGTTTCATATCGCGAAACCATCAGATCTTATTCCTGAATTGCAAGGCCGTTTTCCGATCCGCGTTGAGCTTGAAAAATTAAGTGTGGAGAATTTCGTTCAAATTTTAACTGAGCCAGATAATGCGTTAATTAAACAATATTCAGCATTATTGGCTACTGAAGGTATAGAAATTGAATTTTCTGACGAAGCTATTCAAAGAATCGCTTCTTTAGCTTTTGAGGTGAATCAAGAAACGGATAATATTGGAGCCAGAAGGCTGCATACGATTTTAGAACGTTTACTTGAGGATCTTTCGTTTGAAGCACCGGACATTAACTTGGAGAAAATTGTTATCACACCTGAGTATGTGGAAGAAAAACTATCATCAATCGTAAAAAACAAAGATTTGAGTCAATTTATTTTATAA
- the codY gene encoding GTP-sensing pleiotropic transcriptional regulator CodY, translating into MSLLEKSRKINSMLQKVAGPVNFREMAETLKEVIDANVYVLSRRGKLLGIAVNQEIQNEKMQKILDEKQFPAEYTEKLFTINVTSANLDINHELTAFPDDNKELFKSGLTTIVPIVGGGERLGTLILSRFEKEFSEEELVLAEYGATVVGMEILHEKAEEIEEEARNKAVVQMAISSLSYSELEAIEHIFEELDGKEGLLVASKIADRVGITRSVIVNALRKLESAGVIESRSLGMKGTYIKVLNNKFLVELDKLRSE; encoded by the coding sequence ATGAGTCTTTTAGAAAAGTCAAGAAAAATTAATTCAATGTTACAAAAAGTTGCAGGTCCAGTAAACTTTAGAGAAATGGCAGAAACACTCAAGGAAGTGATTGATGCAAATGTTTACGTCCTTAGCCGGAGAGGGAAACTTTTAGGAATTGCTGTGAACCAAGAAATCCAAAATGAAAAAATGCAAAAGATTTTAGATGAAAAACAATTTCCGGCTGAGTATACGGAGAAGCTCTTTACAATCAATGTAACCTCAGCGAATTTGGATATTAATCATGAGCTTACAGCTTTTCCGGATGATAATAAGGAACTTTTCAAATCCGGCTTGACAACAATTGTTCCGATTGTTGGGGGCGGAGAAAGATTGGGAACACTTATTTTATCAAGATTTGAAAAAGAGTTTTCAGAGGAAGAGCTTGTACTTGCTGAATACGGAGCGACTGTAGTAGGTATGGAAATCCTTCACGAAAAAGCTGAAGAAATCGAAGAAGAAGCTCGGAACAAAGCGGTTGTTCAAATGGCAATTAGTTCTTTATCTTACAGTGAGTTAGAAGCTATTGAACATATTTTTGAAGAATTAGACGGCAAAGAAGGTTTGCTTGTTGCAAGTAAAATTGCGGACAGAGTCGGTATCACCCGTTCTGTTATTGTAAATGCGCTCAGGAAACTAGAAAGTGCCGGTGTAATCGAATCGAGATCTCTTGGAATGAAAGGAACATATATTAAAGTTTTAAACAATAAATTTTTAGTTGAATTAGATAAACTTCGTTCCGAATAA
- the flgB gene encoding flagellar basal body rod protein FlgB, whose product MDLFSDSTLSALERRLHASSVRQNVISQNIANADTPHYKAKEVIFKDELSKAIGLQAKRTDNRHFNFAATQQNSGYTVATKNKSIMNNNGNNVDIDREMSLLAENQIYYNALIERINGKFSSLKNVAKGGK is encoded by the coding sequence ATGGACCTATTTTCAGATTCGACATTATCCGCATTGGAACGAAGGCTCCACGCTTCATCAGTACGCCAAAACGTAATATCCCAAAACATCGCAAATGCCGACACGCCGCATTACAAAGCAAAGGAAGTTATTTTTAAAGATGAACTGTCAAAGGCAATTGGATTGCAGGCGAAAAGAACGGATAATCGGCATTTTAATTTCGCTGCCACCCAACAAAACAGCGGATACACTGTTGCAACAAAAAACAAATCGATAATGAACAACAATGGCAACAATGTTGACATTGATAGAGAAATGTCGCTGCTCGCTGAAAATCAAATCTATTACAATGCATTAATTGAACGAATAAATGGTAAATTTTCTTCGTTGAAAAATGTCGCTAAGGGAGGGAAATAG
- the flgC gene encoding flagellar basal body rod protein FlgC, whose product MSIFHSMNTSASGLTVQRLRMDIASSNIANADTTRGRFVNGEWLPYRRKMVALKTNESQFTHFLRQAIHNKNSTIGNGVKAAGIVDDQTPFKTLYQPEHPDADENGYVRLPNVDPLKEMVDIMSASRSYEANITALNASKGMLVKALEIGK is encoded by the coding sequence GTGTCTATTTTTCATAGCATGAACACTTCGGCGTCTGGGTTAACAGTACAACGGCTTCGCATGGATATTGCTTCTTCCAACATCGCGAATGCGGACACTACAAGAGGGAGGTTTGTCAACGGGGAATGGCTGCCGTATCGCCGAAAAATGGTCGCGTTAAAAACGAATGAAAGTCAATTTACCCATTTTTTGCGCCAGGCTATACATAATAAAAACTCAACAATAGGAAACGGAGTGAAGGCCGCCGGCATTGTAGATGATCAAACGCCATTTAAAACATTGTACCAACCAGAGCATCCCGATGCAGACGAAAACGGATATGTGCGCCTTCCAAATGTCGATCCATTAAAAGAAATGGTCGATATCATGAGCGCTTCTCGTTCGTATGAAGCAAATATCACTGCTCTTAATGCTTCAAAAGGGATGTTGGTAAAAGCGCTTGAGATTGGGAAATAA
- the fliE gene encoding flagellar hook-basal body complex protein FliE, which yields MEKFGITPLIFNQKPIANIEVKKTPFDVQQQFSQMLSNAMNKVNDAQAASDKETKKLIENKAVNLHDVMITAEKASVSMQVALEIRNKAIEAYQEIMRMPL from the coding sequence ATGGAAAAGTTCGGAATAACACCATTGATCTTCAACCAAAAACCAATTGCCAACATAGAAGTTAAAAAAACGCCATTCGATGTCCAGCAACAATTTTCACAAATGCTTTCAAATGCAATGAATAAAGTGAATGATGCACAAGCCGCTTCAGACAAAGAAACAAAGAAACTAATCGAAAACAAAGCGGTAAATCTGCATGACGTGATGATTACGGCGGAAAAAGCATCTGTCTCGATGCAAGTGGCACTTGAAATTAGAAACAAAGCAATTGAAGCTTACCAAGAAATTATGAGGATGCCGCTATAA
- the fliF gene encoding flagellar basal-body MS-ring/collar protein FliF, which produces MKEKVIRLIERIRGFWSERTPLQKIIAIGSSIVVLALMITIIFFNSRPDYAPLYSNLSSEEAGQIKESLDSRGIPSVVSNNGTTISVPEKSVNSLKVELAAEGIPKSGKIDYSFFSENAGFGMTDSEFNVLERGAMQTELENLIKNIDGVKDASVMINLPGESIWVSQEEQTSSASVVLHLTKELNQKEINALYNLVSKSVPNLPEENIAIMDQYFNYYDSNTDADSSGFTLYEQQRKIKQDIERDLQRQVQQMLTTLIGQGKVVTSVTADIDFTQENREENLVEPVDPENMEGLKVSVERIRESFTGDANQAEGVAGTGETDIPEYPALANGQSGDYERDEERVNNEFNRIRKEIVESPYKIQDLGIQVMVEPPEPNEPQSLSPQTINNIEEILGTIVKTTISKNTNTPLEDEDITDKIFVSAQPFNGKPDLTPEETRTIPVWLYIVGAVLLLIIGVLAFLLFRKNKNEEDIEEQEIEQEKAIPLLEEEIDEVETDFNTGERKRLKQLEKLAKEKPEDFAKLLRTWLSED; this is translated from the coding sequence ATGAAAGAAAAAGTTATACGCTTAATAGAAAGAATACGCGGGTTTTGGTCAGAGCGAACCCCATTGCAAAAAATAATAGCGATAGGGAGTTCGATCGTTGTTTTAGCTTTAATGATTACGATCATTTTTTTTAATTCGAGGCCTGATTACGCGCCGTTATACTCTAATCTATCATCGGAAGAAGCCGGGCAAATAAAAGAAAGTTTAGACAGCCGCGGTATACCTTCTGTCGTTTCAAATAATGGAACAACCATTTCAGTTCCTGAGAAATCAGTAAATAGCTTAAAGGTTGAACTTGCAGCTGAAGGAATTCCAAAAAGCGGCAAAATCGACTATTCATTTTTTAGTGAAAATGCTGGTTTTGGCATGACGGATAGCGAATTTAATGTTCTGGAACGTGGGGCAATGCAAACAGAATTAGAAAATTTAATCAAAAACATTGATGGGGTGAAAGATGCCAGCGTCATGATAAATCTTCCTGGCGAATCGATTTGGGTTTCCCAAGAAGAACAGACATCTTCAGCATCCGTCGTCTTACATTTAACAAAAGAATTAAACCAAAAAGAAATTAATGCCCTTTATAACCTTGTATCCAAAAGTGTCCCTAACCTACCTGAAGAAAATATCGCGATTATGGACCAGTATTTTAACTACTATGATTCGAATACTGATGCGGATAGCAGTGGCTTTACGCTGTATGAACAGCAGAGAAAGATTAAGCAAGATATCGAACGTGATTTGCAGCGGCAAGTGCAGCAAATGCTTACTACTTTGATTGGCCAAGGAAAAGTCGTTACGTCTGTAACGGCAGATATCGATTTCACACAAGAAAACAGAGAAGAAAACCTCGTGGAGCCGGTTGATCCCGAAAATATGGAAGGCCTTAAAGTGAGTGTTGAACGGATAAGAGAATCTTTTACCGGCGATGCCAATCAAGCAGAAGGGGTGGCAGGAACGGGAGAGACTGACATTCCAGAGTATCCCGCTTTGGCAAATGGCCAGTCTGGAGATTATGAACGTGATGAAGAACGCGTAAACAATGAATTTAACCGGATTCGCAAAGAAATTGTGGAAAGTCCTTATAAAATACAGGATTTAGGCATTCAAGTCATGGTTGAACCGCCTGAGCCTAACGAACCTCAATCATTAAGCCCGCAAACGATCAATAATATCGAGGAAATTTTAGGCACGATCGTAAAGACGACCATTTCGAAAAATACAAACACGCCTCTGGAAGATGAGGATATTACCGACAAGATTTTTGTCTCGGCCCAACCATTCAACGGAAAACCTGATCTTACGCCAGAAGAAACGAGGACAATACCAGTTTGGTTGTATATTGTAGGTGCTGTTCTATTACTTATTATCGGAGTGCTTGCATTTTTATTATTCCGTAAAAATAAAAACGAAGAAGATATCGAAGAACAAGAGATTGAGCAGGAAAAGGCTATTCCATTGCTGGAGGAAGAGATTGATGAAGTTGAGACAGATTTTAATACAGGGGAACGGAAACGATTGAAACAATTGGAGAAACTGGCAAAAGAGAAGCCGGAAGATTTTGCGAAGCTTCTTAGAACATGGTTGTCTGAAGATTAG
- the fliG gene encoding flagellar motor switch protein FliG, whose product MAIKSRKLTGKQKAAILLIALGPDVSAQVYKHLTEEEIEKMTLEITNVRKVDAQLKEEVLEQFHQIALAQDYISQGGIAYAKMVLEKALGKNDAMNIINRLTQTLQVRPFDFARKAEPAQILNFIQHEHPQTIALILSYLDPGVSGQILSDLPQEMQADIAKRMATMDRTSPEIINEVEQILERKLSTTVTQDYTQTGGVESVVEVLNSVDRATEKTILDALEIQDPELAEEIKKRMFVFEDIVTLDNRAIQRVIRDVENEDLLLSLKAASEEVKEIIYSNMSQRMVETYKDELEYMGPVRLRDVEEAQMRIVAVIRRLEESGEIVIARGGGDDIIG is encoded by the coding sequence ATGGCTATTAAATCAAGAAAATTAACCGGAAAACAAAAAGCGGCTATTTTGCTTATTGCATTAGGACCAGATGTTTCGGCACAAGTGTATAAACATTTGACCGAAGAAGAAATAGAGAAAATGACACTTGAAATTACGAACGTCCGCAAGGTGGATGCACAATTAAAAGAGGAAGTGCTGGAACAGTTCCACCAAATTGCGTTGGCGCAAGATTATATTTCCCAAGGGGGGATCGCTTACGCGAAAATGGTCCTTGAAAAAGCGTTAGGCAAAAATGATGCCATGAATATTATCAACCGGCTGACCCAAACGCTTCAAGTCCGTCCTTTCGACTTTGCGCGGAAAGCGGAACCGGCACAAATTTTGAATTTTATCCAGCATGAACACCCGCAGACAATAGCGCTTATCCTTTCCTATCTTGATCCAGGCGTATCAGGGCAAATACTTTCTGATTTGCCTCAAGAAATGCAAGCGGATATTGCGAAAAGAATGGCAACGATGGACCGGACGTCGCCTGAAATTATTAACGAAGTCGAACAGATTCTTGAACGGAAGCTGTCTACAACTGTTACACAGGACTACACACAGACCGGTGGAGTCGAGTCTGTTGTTGAGGTGCTAAATAGTGTTGACAGGGCAACTGAGAAAACGATTCTTGATGCGTTGGAAATTCAAGATCCCGAATTGGCTGAAGAAATTAAGAAGCGAATGTTCGTATTCGAAGATATTGTTACGCTCGATAACCGCGCCATTCAGCGCGTCATTCGCGATGTGGAAAACGAGGATTTATTACTGTCTTTAAAAGCAGCTAGCGAAGAAGTAAAAGAGATCATTTACAGCAATATGTCCCAGCGTATGGTTGAAACATACAAAGATGAGCTTGAATATATGGGCCCTGTCCGGCTAAGGGATGTAGAAGAAGCACAAATGCGCATTGTAGCTGTTATTAGAAGACTGGAGGAATCTGGAGAAATCGTCATTGCACGCGGTGGAGGTGACGACATCATTGGTTAA
- the fliH gene encoding flagellar assembly protein FliH, which yields MVNLIKCTTEDLDKNAKLIALKRSVQIKTRHNENNEDLNTDFRGQKANEMIAEAKEEADKLLNETEKLIQKKKQQLQKEEEALQNKINEALEEARLQGYQEGYDHGRMDGEESIRQSVLEAQRLVDAAKKDYLNKLKEAEPEIVKIAVQITEKIIGETLKQQPEQWTSLVKTVLKEVKEHENIRIIVHPTKYERTVRQKRELLSVLNDSTDLSIYPDQELHENGCLIETSFGTINASIDSQLSEIKRQLIEYVEELENA from the coding sequence TTGGTTAACTTAATTAAATGTACAACGGAAGACTTAGATAAAAACGCAAAATTGATTGCATTGAAAAGGTCTGTTCAGATAAAGACACGCCATAATGAAAATAACGAAGATTTGAATACAGATTTCCGTGGGCAAAAAGCTAATGAAATGATTGCGGAAGCGAAAGAAGAAGCGGATAAACTTCTGAATGAAACAGAAAAATTGATTCAAAAAAAGAAGCAGCAATTACAAAAAGAAGAAGAAGCGCTCCAAAATAAAATAAATGAAGCACTTGAAGAAGCAAGACTCCAAGGCTACCAAGAAGGGTATGATCACGGCAGGATGGACGGAGAAGAGTCGATTCGCCAATCTGTCTTGGAAGCCCAGCGGCTTGTAGATGCAGCAAAAAAGGATTATTTGAACAAATTAAAAGAAGCCGAACCTGAAATCGTCAAAATCGCCGTTCAAATAACAGAAAAAATAATTGGCGAAACGTTGAAACAACAACCAGAACAGTGGACAAGCTTAGTTAAGACCGTATTAAAGGAAGTAAAAGAACATGAAAACATCCGAATTATCGTCCATCCAACGAAATATGAACGAACGGTTCGGCAAAAAAGAGAGCTGCTATCTGTATTGAACGATTCAACAGACCTGTCCATTTACCCTGATCAAGAATTACATGAAAATGGATGCTTAATTGAAACATCGTTTGGAACGATTAATGCTTCGATTGACAGCCAGCTTTCAGAAATCAAACGACAGCTTATTGAATACGTAGAGGAATTAGAAAATGCTTAG